TTTAAAAAAACTTCACATTTTCCTCACCCATTTGCGAATAAATAGGTATGAAGACAATTATCCTATTTTTCCTTGGAGCTTCTATCGGCTCCTTCTTGGGATTGGTCATCGACCGTTTCCCTGAACAGTCCATTATCTCCCCCTCCAGTCACTGCAATGCCTGCAAGCGACGACTCAAGGCCTGGGACCTAATACCCATCCTGTCCCAGCTTTCGACAAAATCCAAATGCCGTTACTGCAAGGCGAAGATACCTTATTGGTATCTGGGACTAGAAGTCTTAGCTGGTCTAGTCGTCCTGCTCTGCCATTTTCAAGTCCTAAACCTAACCGAAACCATTCTCAGCTTAGCAGGGCTAGTTTTAACCATTTACGACATCAAGCATCAGGAATATCCTTTTGCTGTCTGGCTCGTTTTTACTTTTATAGCTCTGGTACTCTCCCAGCTCAACTGGCTTTTCTGTGGCTTTTTACTCTTGGCCTATCTGACTGAAAAATGGCAAGTCAGTATTGGTTCTGGTGACTTTCTCTATCTGGCAAGTTTGGCCTTAATATGTGGATTTACAGAACTCCTCTGGATTATCCAGATTAGTTCCCTCCTAGGGCTTCTTGTCTTCACTATTTTCAAACCCAAGTCTATTCCCTACGTACCACTCCTTTTTCTTTCAAGTATTCCTATCATTCTGTGCATCTAAATCGAGTTTTTCTCGATTTTTTTGTTATAATAGAAGGCATATTAGAGTTCAACTCCATCAAAATAATTGGAGTGCCTTCTTGATCGGAAGGCAAAAGGAGAAACGTTATGACACTATTTAAGGATGACAGTCTAACCCTACATACCGACCTTTATCAAATCAACATGATGCAGGTCTATTTTGATCAAAACATCCACAATAAACACGCTGTATTCGAAGTCTATTTCCGTTCACAGCCTTTTAAAAATGGCTACGCTGTATTTGCCGGTTTGGAACGCGTTGTAAACTACCTCAACAATCTCAGCTTTAGCCAGACAGACATTGACTATCTGACAGAACTGGGTTATCCGCAGACTTTCCTTGATTACTTGTCCCAATTGGAAATGACGCTCACTGTCCGTTCGGCTAAGGAGGGCGACCTGGTCTACGCTAACGAACCCATTCTTCAAATCGAAGGACCATTGGCACAATGCCAACTAATCGAAACTGCCCTCTTAAACATCGTCAATTACCAAACCCTAATTGCCACAAAAGCTCGCCGTATCAAGGCTGTCATTGAAGATGAGCCCTTGATGGAATTTGGCACTCGCCGTGCCCAAGAAATGGATGCTGCTATCTGGGGTACACGGGCAGCCTTTATTGGTGGAGCATCTGCAACTTCCAATGTTCGAGCTGGCAAAATCTTCGGTATCCCTGTCGCTGGTACCCATGCCCACGCCTTGGTTCAAACATACGGAGATGATTACAAGGCTTTCAAAGCCTACGCTGAAACCCATCATGACTGTGTCTTCCTCGTTGATACCTATGATACGCTTCGTATTGGTGTTCCAGCAGCCATCAAGGTTGCCAAAGAAATGGGAGATAAGATTAACTTCAAAGGGGTTCGGATTGATTCAGGCGATATGGCCTATATTTCCAAGAAAGTTCGTCAGCAATTAGATGATGCAGGTTTTACAGATGCGAAGATTTACGCATCTAATGACCTGGATGAAAATACCATCCTCAACCTCAAAATGCAAAAGGCAAAAATTGATGTCTGGGGAGTTGGTACCAAACTCATCACCGCCTACGACCAACCTGCCTTGGGCGCTGTCTACAAGATTGTATCCATCGAAGATGAAGATGGAAATATGCGTGACACAATCAAGCTGTCTTCTAATGCGGAAAAAGTCTCCACTCCTGGCAAGAAACAGGTTTGGCGCATCACCTCCAAAGAAAAAGGAAAATCAGAAGGGGACTACATCACCTTTGCGGACACTGACGTCACACAGATGGATAGTATCTATATGTTCCATCCAACTTACACCTACATCAATAAAACCATCGAGAACTTTGATGCACGTCCACTCCTAGTTCCTATTTTCGAAAAAGGAAAACAGGTCTACGAACTTCCAAGCCTAGCGGAAATTCAAACCTATGCCAATCAAGAATTTGATAAGCTCTGGGATGAATACAAACGTGTGCTCAACCCACAGCTCTATCCAGTCGACTTGGCACAAGATGTTTGGGATAATAAGATGAACCTCATCAATCGTATTCGCAAACAAACTCAGACCAAATCCATCTAAGAAAGGTATGTTATGACCCTACAGGAAACA
This region of Streptococcus suis genomic DNA includes:
- a CDS encoding nicotinate phosphoribosyltransferase; translated protein: MTLFKDDSLTLHTDLYQINMMQVYFDQNIHNKHAVFEVYFRSQPFKNGYAVFAGLERVVNYLNNLSFSQTDIDYLTELGYPQTFLDYLSQLEMTLTVRSAKEGDLVYANEPILQIEGPLAQCQLIETALLNIVNYQTLIATKARRIKAVIEDEPLMEFGTRRAQEMDAAIWGTRAAFIGGASATSNVRAGKIFGIPVAGTHAHALVQTYGDDYKAFKAYAETHHDCVFLVDTYDTLRIGVPAAIKVAKEMGDKINFKGVRIDSGDMAYISKKVRQQLDDAGFTDAKIYASNDLDENTILNLKMQKAKIDVWGVGTKLITAYDQPALGAVYKIVSIEDEDGNMRDTIKLSSNAEKVSTPGKKQVWRITSKEKGKSEGDYITFADTDVTQMDSIYMFHPTYTYINKTIENFDARPLLVPIFEKGKQVYELPSLAEIQTYANQEFDKLWDEYKRVLNPQLYPVDLAQDVWDNKMNLINRIRKQTQTKSI
- a CDS encoding prepilin peptidase, with amino-acid sequence MKTIILFFLGASIGSFLGLVIDRFPEQSIISPSSHCNACKRRLKAWDLIPILSQLSTKSKCRYCKAKIPYWYLGLEVLAGLVVLLCHFQVLNLTETILSLAGLVLTIYDIKHQEYPFAVWLVFTFIALVLSQLNWLFCGFLLLAYLTEKWQVSIGSGDFLYLASLALICGFTELLWIIQISSLLGLLVFTIFKPKSIPYVPLLFLSSIPIILCI